The Bradyrhizobium sp. B097 genome contains the following window.
CGTCAGATAGAGCAGCGCGTAGAGCAGCATCGAGCCGTGACCGGCCGACAGCACGAAGCGGTCGCGGTCGGGCCAGGACGGATCGGCCGGGTCGAATTTCAGGAAGTCGGTGAACAGCACGGTCGCGACATCGGCCATGCCCATCGGCATGCCGGGATGGCCGGATTTCGCCTGCTCCACCGCGTCGATGGCGAGGAAGCGGATGGCGTTGGCCATCTCGTCGTGGCTGATTTCAGGCCGGCTGGCAACGGACGCAAGTGCGGTCATATCGTTCGCCTCTTTCGTTCGATCAATTGCAGGATCAGCGGGGTCAGGATGAGCTGCATCGCGAGGTCGAGCTTGGCGCCGTGAATCACGATCGAATTGGCGCGCGACATGAAGCTGTTCGGGATCATCGAGAGCAGATACGGGAAATCGATGCCGCGCGGGTTCTTCAACCGAATCACGACCATCGATTCATCCGGCGTCGGGATCCAGCGCGCAATGAACGGGTTCGACGTATCGACCGTCGGCACGCGCTGGAAGTTGATGTCGGTCTCGCTGAATTGCGGGCAGATGTAGTTCACGTAATCCGGCATGCGGCGCAGGATGGTGTCGGTCACCGCCTCGGTGGAGTAGCCGCGATGGCTGCGATCGCGATGCAGCTTCTGGATCCATTCGAGGTTGATCACCGGCACGACGCCGATCTTGAGATCAGCGTGCTGCGCGACATTCACCTTGTCGGTGACCACGGCGCCGTGCAGGCCCTCGTAGAACAAGAGGTCGGAATTCTCCGGCAGCGCCTCCCATGCGGTGAAGGTGCCGGGCTTGGCGCCGTAGAGCCGCGATTCCTCTTCGTCGTGCACATAGTGCCGCGTCGTGCCGGTGCCGGTCTCGGCATAGTCGCTGAACAGCTTCTCCAGCTCCTCGAACAAATTGGTCTCGGGGCTGAAATGGCTGAAATGCTTGTCGCCGCGCTCGGCCTTCTCCAGCATCTGGCTGCGCATCTCGGCGCGGTCGTAGCGATGGAACGCGTCGCCCTCGATATAGGCCGCGACCACATTCTCGCGGCGGAAGATGTTCTCGAACGTCTTCTTCACCGAGGTGGTGCCGGCGCCGGACGAGCCGGTGATCGAGATGATGGGATGTCGACGAGACATACGCTCCCCCTCAGCGGAACAGGCCGCGCCGCGCGAACAGCGGGGCATCGCTGCTCTCGAACAACGGCTCGACGGTCAGGTGGATCGCATCGACGTCGCGCACGGCGCGCGCCGATCCCATGATCAGCGGCACGCGCTGATGCGGCGTGCGTGCCGAGAGTTCGAGAATGCGCGACCGGCCGCTGGACGCGGCGCCGCCCGCCCACTCCATGATCAGCGCGATGGGATGCGCCTCGTACAGCAGGCGGAGCCGGCCCTCGCGGTAGCCCTGGCGCGCATCCGCCGGATACAGGAACACGCCACCGCGCATCAGGATGCGGTAGGCCTCGGCCACCAGCGAGCCGATCCAGCGCATGTTGAAATCCTGCCCGCGCTCGCCGTTCACGCCGGCAAGGCAGTCGTCGATGTAGTTGCGCACCGGGCCGCTCCAGTGCCGCCGGTTCGAGGCGTTGATGGCGAATTCCTTAGCATCCTGCGGCACCCGCAAATCACGCGCAGTCAGGACGAACTCGCCGGTTCGCGGATCCAGCGTGAAACAGTCGACGCACTGGTCGAGCGCCAGCACCAGCACGGTCTGCGGACCGTAGATGAAGCAGCCCGCGGCACATTGCGCCGTACCGGGCTCGAAGAAGGTCGAGATGATGTCGTTTCCCTTCGGCCGGATCGAGAAGATCGTGCCGATCGAGATGTTGTTTTCGAGATTGGCGGATCCATCGAGCGGATCGATCGCGACACAGAGCGGCGCATCGGGATCGAGCGTCTCCGGCAGCTCGACCTCTTCCGACAACACCGCAGCGACGGGCGCCGTACGCAGCGCGTCGCGCATCAGGTTGTCGGCGACGATGTCGATGGTCTTCTGGCGATCGCCGTCGGGATTGACCCCGCCGCTCTCGCCGCCGATGCCGGCGAGCGGCCCCGCGGCGATGATGCGCGAGAGCTCGATCGCGGCGCCGGCAAGGGCTTCGATCACCGCAACGGTCGCGGCGCGCAGCGGGTTGTGCTGCGTCGGCCACTCCAGATGGGCATGCAATGCAGAACGAATCTCCACCGGCCTCTCCCTTTGATCGCGCCCTCTGTCCCGAGGTGTCGAGAGGCGACCGCAGGGGAGTCGCCTTCGCCCTATCAACGCGCGAATTGCCCAATTAGGGAAATTTCATTATCTTGGGTCTGGGCAAAGTATTCCTTATGGAGCTTGTGATGGCCTTCTCGCGGGATCTCACCATCCGCCAGCTGCGTGCGCTGTCGGCCGTGCACGCGGCCGGCTCGATCACGTCGGCGGCCAACCAGCTCAACCTGACGCAGCCCGCGGTGACGCTGCAGCTCCGCAACCTGCAGGCGCTCGCGGGATTGCCGCTGATCCAGCGCACCGGCGACGGCATGGCGCTGACCGATGCCGGCGCGCATGTGCTGGCGCTCATCGAGCGGATCGAGGCGGCGCTGAAGGACTGCGAACAGTCGCTCGACATGATCGCCGGCCGCAGCGGCGGCCGCGTCGCGATGGGCGCGGTCTCGACCGCGAAATACTTCGTGCCGTTCGCGATCGCGGCGTTTTCGCGCCGCTTTCCCAAGATCGAGGTCACGCTCAGGATCGGCAACCGCGAGGAAATCCGCGACGCGCTGCGCGGCTACGATCTCGACATCGCAGTGATGGGCCGGCCGCCGGCCGATGTCGAAGTCGAGATGAAACCGCTTGGCCGGCATCCGCACTTCATCATCGCCGCACCGGATCACCGGCTGGCGCGGCGGCGGCACGTCGCGACATCGGAGCTCGCCAATGAAACCTTCATCACCCGCGAGCAGGGATCGGGCACGCGGATGCTGATGCAGCAATATTTCGAGCGGGTCGGACTGGAGCCGAAACTCGGCATGGCGATGGACAGCAACGAGACCATCAAGCAGGCGGTGATGGCCGGGCTCGGCATCGCCTTCATTTCCCAGCACACCGTGTTCCATGAACTGGAGGATGGCCGGCTGGTGGTGCTCAAGGTGAAGGGCCTGCCGATCGTCCGGCAGTGGCACGCAATCAGGCGCACCGACAAGATCCTGCTGCCACCCGCGCAGGCGATGCTGGACTTCCTGGGCAAGGAGGGTTGGCGTTATCTCCCGAATTCGCGCTAGCCGCGCGCTGCTTCGACACCAGTTCGATCGAAAAAATCGAGTTAACGCCGTATGTTAAGCATTGAAGTTCCCGCGAACGCGTGCCACATCTTAACTGCGGTCACGCGCGGACCGTATCCCTGCGAGGGAGGATGAACTGCAAAACCAGTCCCCGCCGATGCCTGACTTCAAGGCGTTATTCGAGGCGGCGCCCGGCCTCTATCTGGTGCTGACGCAGCCTGACTTCAGCATCGTGGCAGTAAGCGACGCCTATCTGCGCGCCACCAAGACCGAGCGCGCCGCGATCCTTGGGCGCGGGCTGTTCGACGTATTTCCCGATAATCCGGACGATCCGGCCGCCGACGGGGTGCGCAACCTGCGCGCCTCGCTGGAACGTGTGGTCCAGTTCCGCCGCCCCGATACCATGTCGGTGCAGAAATACGATATCCGCAAGCCCGAGTCGGAGGGCGGCGGATTCGAGGAGCGCTACTGGAGCCCGCGCAATACGCCGGTGTTCGGGCCGAGCGGACAGTTCAGTTACATCATCCATCGGGTGGAAGACGTCACCGGCTTCATTCAGCTAAAGCAGCGCGGCGCCGAGCAGGACAAGCTGACCGACCGGCTGCGCGAGCGCACCGAGCAGATGGAAGCTGAAATCTTCATGCGCGCCCGCGAGGTCGAGGCCGCGCGGGAGCAGCTCGAAGCCGAGCAGAAGCTGCGCCAGGTGCAGAAGATGGAGGCCGTCGGGCACCTCACCGGCGGCATCGCCCACGACTTCAACAACATCCTGACCGTCATCACCGGCCTGATCGACATCCTCGCCGAGGCCGTCGAGCACGACGCCGCGCTGTCGTCGGTGACAAAAATGATCAGCGATGCCGCCTTTCGCGGCGCCGAGGTGACCAAGCATCTGCTCGCCTTCTCGCGCCAGCAGCCGCTACAGCCGCGTGAAGCCAACCTCAACACGCTGGTGCAGGACACCGCGCGGCTGCTGCGCCCCTCGCTCGGCGAGCAGATCGAGATCGATACCGCGCTCGAGCCCGACGCCTGGCCGGCTTTCATCGACCCCAACCACATGGCGACCGCGCTGCTCAATCTCGCCGTCAATGCCCGCGATGCGATGCCCGACGGCGGCAAGCTGATGCTGGAGACCAGCAACGTCATCCTCGACGAGGTTTATGCCGCCGCCAATCTCGACGTGCGGGCGGGTGAATATGTGATGGTCGCGGTCAGCGACACCGGCGGCGGAATCCCGGAGGGGATCCGCGAAAAGGTGTTCGAGCCGTTCTTCACCACCAAGGATACCGGCAAGGGCACCGGCCTCGGGCTGAGCATGGTCTACGGCTTCATCAAGCAGTCTGACGGACATCTCAAGATTTATTCCGAAGAGGGCCACGGCACATCGATCAAGCTCTATCTGCCGCGCAGCATGGGCGACATGGTCGACGTCGAGCCGCCTCCTCCGGTCGACATGCGTGGCGGCCACGAATCCATCCTGGTCGTCGAGGACGATCCGCTGGTCCGCAATTACGTCAGCGCCCAGCTCGAGCAGCTTGGCTACCGCACCATGGTCACCGCCAACGGCCCGGAAGCATTGGCCGCGGTCGAGAAGGGCTTCGTCTGCGACGTGCTGTTCACCGACGTCATCATGTCCGGCGGCATGAACGGCCGGCAGGTGGCCGATGCCGTGATCGCCAAGCTGCCCTCGGTGCGCGTGCTGTTCACCTCGGGCTATACCGAGGACGCGATCATCCATCACGGCCGTCTCGACCCGGACGTCACGCTATTGCCCAAGCCCTACCGCAAGGCCGATCTCGCCCGGATGATCCGGCAGGTGCTGACGCAGCCTCCCGCATCGGTGGTGGCGGCCAAGTAACGCGGCTTTGTAGCGCGGCTTGCTCAGGGACCAAAGCTCGAGCGGCTCTGGATTTTCCAGGCGCCGCCGAGCAGGCTCAGCACATAGAGGGAATCGTAGATCCCGATGACCGATCCGTCCTCGCGGTAGCGCGTATAGCGGACGGCGTAATGCGCCTTGGTCGGCGACGACTGCACGAGCTTGGTCTCGTTCCAGGCGCTGTGATGCCAGCCATCCTGTTTGCGCAACCGCTCGAACAGGTCCATCGGATTGTTGCCGGGCTGCTGATAGACCGTGACCACGCCGCCGGCGATCCGCACATGCGGGAAGTGCATCAGTGCGTCCATGGCGGACGCGTCATAGCGATTGAGCGCCGCCATCCAGCGCGTCAGCACATCCTCGCATTTGGCCTGGTCGTCGCGCGCGATCTGCGCCTCGACGGTATACGTCGCGGCCGGCTCCGGCATCACGCGCCTCCACTTTGCTTGTTGATCCGGTCGGCCGGCACGGCGCATCCGGACAGGAACAGCGCGGCACAAGCCTTGGCGCGCGCGGCCATCTCGCTGTGCACCGGCGCGGGCTTGTGCCCGAACATGACATCGCGCTGCGGCTTGAACACGAGCATGCCGAGCAGCATGCCCGCTGCGGCTTCGGTGTCATCGAGCACGATCCGCCCTCGCCGCTGCTGGATGCCGAGCCAATTCGCCAGCGCGGCGATCGAGCGCTGCATGGCCTTTTCGTAAAACGTCTCGGCGATGTCAGGGAATTTGTCGCTCTCGGCCAGGATGATCCGTTGCAGCGCGATGACCTCGGCATCGAGAACGAGCTCGGCGCAGGTCAGCAGCGCGGCCTCCAGGGCCGCCGCAACATTGCGGCCGTCGCAGGCGCCGAGATTCACGATGGACACGAACCGGTCCACCCGGTCGGTCACCATGCCTTCGAACAGCGCCAGCTTGGTCGGGATCAAACGATAGAGCGTCTTGGTGGAAACGCCGGCGCGGCAGGCGACGTCGGCGATGCTGGCCGCGGCGAAGCCGCGCTCCGAGAACTCACGGCGCGCGGCCTCATAGATCAGCGCGCGCGTCTCGTCGTCGGAACGAAGCTGCGGCCGCCCGCGGCCGCGCCGTTCCGGCGCCGGCGCCGGCGCCGGCGCGGTCTGCTCTGTCTGGTCTTTGTCATTCCGGTTCATCCGCGAGCCATGCTTTTAGATGATGACTGTCATTCTATTGACAGTCCCAATATGGGCTCTATTTTGGAAAACATCAAGTTTCCTAATTATCCCGGGCCGCCGAAATTCAAATTCATACGGTTTCCCAGCGGGATAGAACGATCAGGAGCGCCTGCCATGAGCCAGCACGAAACGTCCTTCAAGGCCGAGAGCCAGGTTCCGGCCGAGACCGCCAAGCAGTTGATCGCAAATCCGGAGGCGGCCAAGCCCCCCGCCGCCAAGGGCAAGCTTCGCCGCCTGCTCATGACCGGCGCGGCCCTCGCCCTGCTGGCGGGTGGCGCCTGGTATGGCTGGGATTACTGGACGGTCGGCCGCTTTCAGGTCTCGACCGACGACGCCTATGTGAAGGCCGACAACACCACGATCGCACCGAAAGTGTCCGGCTATCTCAGTGCGGTGCTGGTCGGCGACAACGAGCATGTGCGCGCCGGCCAGATCCTGGCGCGGATCGACGAGCGCGATTTCAAGGTCGCGCTGGACCAGGCCAAGGCCGACGTCGCCGCCGCCGAAGCCGCGATCACGAGCAAGCGCGCCCAGCTCGACGTGCAGCACTCGGTGATCGAAGCGGCGCGCGCAACGCTCGCCGTGGATACCGCGAACCAGACCTTCGCCGAGCAGGAGAACAAGCGTTACACCGACCTCGCCGGCACCGGCTACGGCAGTGTGCAGAACGCGCAGCAGGCGCAGTCGCGCTATGCCAGCGCGCAGGCCGCCATCGCCCGCGACACCGCAAACCTCGCCTCCGCGGAGCGCCAGGTGGAACTGCTCAAGGCTGACATCGCCCAGGCCGTCGCGGCGCAGGCACGGGCGACCGCGCTCCAGCATCAGGCCGAGTTGAACCTCGGCTACACCACCATCATCGCGCCGATCGACGGTGTGGTCGGCAACCGCACCCTGCGCACCGGCCAGTTCGTCCAGGCCG
Protein-coding sequences here:
- a CDS encoding phosphoribulokinase, which codes for MSRRHPIISITGSSGAGTTSVKKTFENIFRRENVVAAYIEGDAFHRYDRAEMRSQMLEKAERGDKHFSHFSPETNLFEELEKLFSDYAETGTGTTRHYVHDEEESRLYGAKPGTFTAWEALPENSDLLFYEGLHGAVVTDKVNVAQHADLKIGVVPVINLEWIQKLHRDRSHRGYSTEAVTDTILRRMPDYVNYICPQFSETDINFQRVPTVDTSNPFIARWIPTPDESMVVIRLKNPRGIDFPYLLSMIPNSFMSRANSIVIHGAKLDLAMQLILTPLILQLIERKRRTI
- a CDS encoding class 1 fructose-bisphosphatase — encoded protein: MHAHLEWPTQHNPLRAATVAVIEALAGAAIELSRIIAAGPLAGIGGESGGVNPDGDRQKTIDIVADNLMRDALRTAPVAAVLSEEVELPETLDPDAPLCVAIDPLDGSANLENNISIGTIFSIRPKGNDIISTFFEPGTAQCAAGCFIYGPQTVLVLALDQCVDCFTLDPRTGEFVLTARDLRVPQDAKEFAINASNRRHWSGPVRNYIDDCLAGVNGERGQDFNMRWIGSLVAEAYRILMRGGVFLYPADARQGYREGRLRLLYEAHPIALIMEWAGGAASSGRSRILELSARTPHQRVPLIMGSARAVRDVDAIHLTVEPLFESSDAPLFARRGLFR
- a CDS encoding LysR family transcriptional regulator; protein product: MELVMAFSRDLTIRQLRALSAVHAAGSITSAANQLNLTQPAVTLQLRNLQALAGLPLIQRTGDGMALTDAGAHVLALIERIEAALKDCEQSLDMIAGRSGGRVAMGAVSTAKYFVPFAIAAFSRRFPKIEVTLRIGNREEIRDALRGYDLDIAVMGRPPADVEVEMKPLGRHPHFIIAAPDHRLARRRHVATSELANETFITREQGSGTRMLMQQYFERVGLEPKLGMAMDSNETIKQAVMAGLGIAFISQHTVFHELEDGRLVVLKVKGLPIVRQWHAIRRTDKILLPPAQAMLDFLGKEGWRYLPNSR
- a CDS encoding ATP-binding protein yields the protein MPDFKALFEAAPGLYLVLTQPDFSIVAVSDAYLRATKTERAAILGRGLFDVFPDNPDDPAADGVRNLRASLERVVQFRRPDTMSVQKYDIRKPESEGGGFEERYWSPRNTPVFGPSGQFSYIIHRVEDVTGFIQLKQRGAEQDKLTDRLRERTEQMEAEIFMRAREVEAAREQLEAEQKLRQVQKMEAVGHLTGGIAHDFNNILTVITGLIDILAEAVEHDAALSSVTKMISDAAFRGAEVTKHLLAFSRQQPLQPREANLNTLVQDTARLLRPSLGEQIEIDTALEPDAWPAFIDPNHMATALLNLAVNARDAMPDGGKLMLETSNVILDEVYAAANLDVRAGEYVMVAVSDTGGGIPEGIREKVFEPFFTTKDTGKGTGLGLSMVYGFIKQSDGHLKIYSEEGHGTSIKLYLPRSMGDMVDVEPPPPVDMRGGHESILVVEDDPLVRNYVSAQLEQLGYRTMVTANGPEALAAVEKGFVCDVLFTDVIMSGGMNGRQVADAVIAKLPSVRVLFTSGYTEDAIIHHGRLDPDVTLLPKPYRKADLARMIRQVLTQPPASVVAAK
- a CDS encoding TetR/AcrR family transcriptional regulator → MNRNDKDQTEQTAPAPAPAPERRGRGRPQLRSDDETRALIYEAARREFSERGFAAASIADVACRAGVSTKTLYRLIPTKLALFEGMVTDRVDRFVSIVNLGACDGRNVAAALEAALLTCAELVLDAEVIALQRIILAESDKFPDIAETFYEKAMQRSIAALANWLGIQQRRGRIVLDDTEAAAGMLLGMLVFKPQRDVMFGHKPAPVHSEMAARAKACAALFLSGCAVPADRINKQSGGA
- a CDS encoding HlyD family secretion protein is translated as MSQHETSFKAESQVPAETAKQLIANPEAAKPPAAKGKLRRLLMTGAALALLAGGAWYGWDYWTVGRFQVSTDDAYVKADNTTIAPKVSGYLSAVLVGDNEHVRAGQILARIDERDFKVALDQAKADVAAAEAAITSKRAQLDVQHSVIEAARATLAVDTANQTFAEQENKRYTDLAGTGYGSVQNAQQAQSRYASAQAAIARDTANLASAERQVELLKADIAQAVAAQARATALQHQAELNLGYTTIIAPIDGVVGNRTLRTGQFVQAGTQLMSLVPATGAYVIANYKETQLTNVRKGQPVEIEVDMFPGQVVRGHVDSLAPASGQEFALLPPDNATGNFTKVVQRIPVKIVLDATNVDLRPGMSVIPSIATLSHPAEETPRSSASPKLAVASFK